The genomic interval GTCTACAAATATCCTGGCAAGGACGATGACAGATGGATCTTCATTCCGGCTATCAACCTTGTTAACCGCATCGCTGCAAAAGACAGCAGGTCAAGTTTCGTGGGTTCGGATTTCACATATGAAGATGTATCAGGCCGCGACGTTGAAGACGATACACACAAATATTTAAGAGAAGAATCCATTCAGGGGAAACCTTGCTATGTAGTAGAGAGCATTCCAAAGAACCCGACTGAATATACAAAGAAACTTTCATGGGTTGACAAGGCTACCTACCTGCCGCTTAAGGATGAGTATTATGATGTCCAGGGTTCACTGTACAAGGTTTTTACTGCGGATAAGATAGAGATCATAGGCGGCCTGCCTGCTGTAACGGGGAGGACTATGTCTAATGTAAAAAACGGGCATAAGACAGAGGTCGTGTTTGAAAACACAGCATTCAATGTCGGCATTGCCGATGATGTGTTCTCGGAGAGATATTTGAGAAAACCGTCGGAGAAGTGGATAAAATAAGCAATACGTTGAAATCAATGAGCAATGAGCAGCCGAGTGAGGTACTATTTTAGGATGAACTGTCATGAGCCCCGGGCTTAAAGAGGGACATGAAAATAATCCCCCTTACTCCCCCTTTTTCAAAGGGGGAAATTAGTTACCCCCCTTTAGAAAAGGGGGGTAAGGGGGGATTTGAAAGGTTATTTTCGAGTGAAAACGATACACTATCTATACATAGTTAGTATATTTGCTGCCATAACAGTCAATGCCCACGCCCAGGACATTACCCTCCACGGCTTTGTGCAGGGCAACATGTCTGCCAGGATTACAGGAAAGGAAACTCCCGACAGCGGTGAAGGAGGAGACTTTCTTTCCGGAGAGCAACGATTTCGCGGGGAGATTACCGGAAATTCCGAATCTGCTGCATTCACGCTTAAGACCGACTTTGTCCATGACTCTGTTTCAGATGAAGACAGGATAGACATCAGAGAGGGTTACATAGATTACAGGGCTGACAGCTATGACCTGAGAGCCGGCAGGCAGATAATTACATGGGGTGCGGGTGATCTGCTATTCATCAATGATACATATCCCAAGAATTATTCAGCCCTCTTCTCAGGGCAACCTCTTGAATACCTCAAGGTAGGCTCCGATGCCGTAAAACTGTCTGTTTATTCTGATATGCTTTCCGCTGACCTGGTAATTATACCTTTCTTCGAGCCTTACAAGCTTCCTGACGAAAAGAGATTTTTTCTCTACAGCCCAATGACAATTACCGGGAGTAAAACTCCAAGGG from Nitrospirota bacterium carries:
- a CDS encoding outer membrane lipoprotein-sorting protein, with the translated sequence MKTYLRLLVFVLLTVAVSPTLLHAEDATDIVRKSQEAFFSQGKDMQARVKMKLLSKSGQQRLRELTMLRKNGSNGEQKYFMYFHNPGDVRGTSFMVYKYPGKDDDRWIFIPAINLVNRIAAKDSRSSFVGSDFTYEDVSGRDVEDDTHKYLREESIQGKPCYVVESIPKNPTEYTKKLSWVDKATYLPLKDEYYDVQGSLYKVFTADKIEIIGGLPAVTGRTMSNVKNGHKTEVVFENTAFNVGIADDVFSERYLRKPSEKWIK